In the Topomyia yanbarensis strain Yona2022 chromosome 3, ASM3024719v1, whole genome shotgun sequence genome, one interval contains:
- the LOC131689414 gene encoding mediator of RNA polymerase II transcription subunit 12-like: MELEHLNPEELEFELMVRTVQGLRGKDSNWKITKLSQLISKENNGGALTPTSSSHVLSDVDSIYQCQAKLPQIRQALESALRKKDEGQIKIYRSRLLHYRFRLSIISDSLITANANKTLVKIDKTLERIEAFLVNMSVVNSEQQENDPDPEEVPGDPETLQRLKIAQLQSSIKEASQQQQQLEQELQEQLLQQQLQQPTNQPVPDDQREQEKQMHQQQMEQQQQQLQQQQEMIRQHQQQLRQEQQLRLQQQRQGQQLQQSLDQMQQQRQQLEQQLHQEQIQRQQIEAQLQEQQNQGVFRQGFQNNSIPGHGDPYLRNQSGMPQQQRELDNIPPHLREDFIRFLGSQGRPNTPTMSNLQATPNRFSQPVHKWPFEYTGQPNIIQLGEFLNQVNTYADTEGIDEQTLLRSVKHLLKGRALQWYTRSYIHLTSWEVFKSEIKQEFLPPNYSEIIKQDLYLRFQGSNESFTTFYRDLVAAFEIVEPALSESEKLFIMKSHLNSDYTPIAAASRAITVKDLVAVCKDFEVSRSYSIRGRASTTPRIPWNKPETPAFQRPVTSRVDNPNRQLFNRHPFNTAQVNTLELKPDGEEDWNPLEIQEREAFQQGVAMQNEITASATEEVNAVRLQQNWKERTATEPQQPSSSEHRTRNSVPTIICWQCENPGHTYPNCPNQKRFLFCYSCGKKGCTTRNCEACILRWKQLESVNISQHSGNRSWENSQ; encoded by the coding sequence ATGGAGTTGGAGCATCTCAACCCAGAAGAATTGGAATTCGAACTAATGGTGAGAACAGTTCAAGGTTTGAGAGGAAAAGATAGCAACTGGAAAATCACAAAACTATCACAACTCATCAGCAAGGAGAACAATGGAGGAGCACTTACACCTACATCGTCTTCACATGTGCTTTCGGACGTCGATAGCATATACCAGTGTCAAGCAAAATTACCACAAATTAGACAGGCTTTGGAATCAGCATTACGGAAGAAGGACGAAGGTCAGATAAAGATCTACAGGTCAAGGCTTTTACACTACAGATTCAGACTGTCTATTATATCGGATTCATTAATCACAGCAAATGCTAACAAAACGCTGGTAAAGATCGACAAAACTCTGGAAAGAATTGAAGCTTTTTTAGTGAATATGTCGGTTGTGAATTCAGAACAACAAGAGAACGACCCCGATCCAGAAGAAGTACCCGGAGATCCAGAGACTCTTCAACGGCTCAAGATCGCCCAGCTTCAATCAAGCATAAAAGAAGCTTcccagcagcaacaacaattaGAGCAGGAACTTCAGGAACAGTTACTTCAACAACAATTGCAGCAACCGACAAATCAACCCGTCCCGGACGATCAGCGTGAACAAGAAAAGCAAATGCATCAACAGCAAATggagcaacagcagcagcaattaCAGCAGCAACAAGAGATGATACGTCAGCATCAGCAACAACTACGACAAGAACAGCAGCTTAGACTTCAACAACAACGGCAAGGACAGCAGCTTCAACAATCACTTGATCAGATGCAACAGCAACGGCAGCAATTGGAACAACAATTACACCAGGAGCAGATACAGCGACAGCAAATTGAAGCGCAGCTACAAGAGCAACAAAATCAAGGTGTGTTTCGGCAAGGTTTTCAGAACAACTCCATTCCGGGACATGGGGATCCTTATCTACGAAATCAATCAGGAATGCCACAACAGCAACGTGAATTGGACAATATTCCTCCTCACTTGCGAGAGGATTTCATACGGTTTTTGGGATCGCAAGGCAGGCCCAATACACCTACAATGTCGAATCTTCAAGCGACTCCAAACAGATTCTCTCAACCGGTCCATAAATGGCCTTTTGAATATACTGGTCAGCCGAACATCATCCAGTTAGGTGAATTTCTCAACCAAGTAAACACTTACGCCGATACGGAAGGAATTGATGAGCAAACACTACTCCGTTCAGTTAAGCATTTACTCAAAGGGCGAGCTCTTCAGTGGTACACACGCTCCTACATCCACCTTACCAGTTGGGAAGTGTTCAAATCGGAAATAAAGCAGGAGTTCTTACCTCCTAACTATTCCGAGATCATCAAACAAGATCTGTACTTACGGTTCCAAGGGTCAAATGAATCGTTTACGACGTTCTACAGAGATCTAGTAGCTGCTTTTGAAATAGTTGAACCAGCACTATCAGAGTCggaaaaacttttcatcatgaAATCCCATCTGAACTCGGACTACACTCCGATAGCTGCTGCGTCACGAGCGATAACAGTCAAGGACTTGGTTGCTGTTTGCAAAGACTTTGAAGTGTCTCGGTCCTATTCGATTCGGGGTAGAGCTTCGACCACTCCTCGCATTCCTTGGAACAAACCTGAAACTCCGGCATTTCAGCGTCCAGTGACGAGCAGGGTGGACAATCCCAACCGGCAACTATTCAATAGACACCCGTTCAATACAGCGCAGGTTAACACGCTTGAACTCAAACCAGACGGGGAAGAAGACTGGAACCCTCTTGAAATACAGGAACGCGAAGCATTCCAGCAGGGCGTGGCCATGCAGAATGAAATAACGGCAAGTGCCACGGAAGAAGTTAACGCAGTTCGCCTGCAACAGAATTGGAAGGAAAGGACAGCTACAGAGCCACAGCAACCGAGCAGTAGCGAGCATCGCACAAGGAATTCGGTACCAACTATCATCTGTTGGCAATGCGAAAATCCAGGTCACACTTATCCGAACTGTCCCAACCAGAAACGATTTCTGTTCTGCTACAGTTGTGGGAAAAAAGGATGCACAACACGGAACTGCGAGGCATGCATTTTAAGATGGAAGCAGTTGGAGTCAGTGAACATCTCACAGCATTCGGGAAACCGCAGCTGGGAGAACTCTCAATAA